A region of Nitrospinota bacterium DNA encodes the following proteins:
- the gspG gene encoding type II secretion system major pseudopilin GspG has product MRQFNRIGRRGFTLIEILVVVVILGILATVIVPRIMGRPEEARMAKAKVDIKSIETALHMYKIDNGAYPTTEMGLLALVQKPVSGQIPNAWREGGYLPKVPKDPWGSEYVYLSPGSHGEYEIVSFGSDGEQGGEGKNADINSWEIE; this is encoded by the coding sequence ATGAGACAGTTTAACCGGATTGGGCGGCGCGGATTTACGCTCATAGAAATACTGGTGGTGGTGGTGATCCTGGGGATTCTCGCCACGGTGATAGTGCCCAGGATAATGGGGCGGCCAGAGGAGGCCCGCATGGCCAAGGCCAAGGTGGACATAAAATCCATCGAGACGGCCCTGCACATGTACAAGATAGACAACGGCGCCTACCCCACCACAGAGATGGGTTTGCTGGCGCTGGTCCAAAAGCCCGTAAGCGGACAGATACCCAACGCATGGCGCGAGGGCGGGTATCTGCCCAAAGTGCCCAAAGACCCGTGGGGGAGCGAGTATGTATATCTCAGCCCAGGCTCCCACGGCGAATATGAGATCGTCTCTTTCGGCTCTGACGGGGAACAGGGGGGCGAGGGGAAGAACGCCGACATCAACAGCTGGGAGATAGAGTAA
- the gspF gene encoding type II secretion system inner membrane protein GspF → MPVFEYQGYDAQGKKAAGVVDADTQRSARAKLKQHGVMVTTLSQDTAGKEFARNPLASLMNRVTAKDITTFTRQLSTLQMGGLTVMESLDALAAQTQSVKFRKIITDIREKVMQGSSLAEALAGHPQAFDELYVNLIRAGETSGSLDKTLARLATFGEARMRQKARITAAMIYPAVMTLIGGGVLLYLLAYVTPKVESMFEDMRQALPMPTVILLFVSNFLASWWWVVILAIAGGGYWFARWVKTPEGRAKFDEVILKVPVFGPLVQYASIARFSRSLSTLLTGGVPLIDSLKVTGKITGNALIEKAVEQAVVNITEGQAMADPLKRSGLFPPLVTQMISAGEKTGSLAEMLEKISDAYDFEVETALSAMTSLVEPALIVVMGAVVGFIVMAILLPIFELSQMAQ, encoded by the coding sequence ATGCCGGTATTTGAATATCAGGGTTACGACGCGCAGGGCAAAAAGGCCGCCGGGGTGGTGGACGCGGACACCCAGCGTTCCGCCCGGGCCAAGCTCAAACAGCATGGGGTGATGGTGACAACCCTGTCGCAGGACACCGCCGGCAAAGAGTTCGCCCGCAACCCGCTGGCGTCGCTGATGAACCGGGTCACCGCCAAGGACATAACCACATTCACCCGCCAGCTTTCCACGTTGCAGATGGGGGGGCTTACGGTGATGGAGTCTTTGGACGCGCTGGCGGCCCAGACCCAGAGCGTGAAGTTTAGAAAAATAATCACGGACATCCGTGAGAAGGTCATGCAGGGCTCGTCGCTGGCCGAGGCGCTGGCGGGGCATCCCCAGGCTTTCGATGAGCTGTATGTTAACCTCATCCGCGCGGGCGAAACATCCGGCTCGCTGGACAAGACCCTGGCGCGGCTGGCCACATTCGGCGAGGCGCGGATGAGACAGAAGGCCAGGATAACCGCCGCCATGATATACCCGGCGGTTATGACCCTTATCGGCGGCGGGGTCCTGCTTTACCTTCTGGCTTATGTTACGCCCAAGGTGGAATCCATGTTCGAGGACATGCGGCAGGCCCTGCCCATGCCCACGGTGATACTGCTGTTCGTGTCCAACTTCCTCGCGTCATGGTGGTGGGTTGTGATTTTGGCGATCGCCGGAGGCGGCTACTGGTTCGCCCGGTGGGTGAAAACCCCGGAGGGGCGCGCCAAGTTCGACGAGGTGATATTGAAGGTTCCGGTGTTCGGCCCGCTGGTACAGTACGCCTCCATAGCGCGGTTCTCCCGGTCGCTATCCACCCTTCTTACGGGCGGGGTGCCGCTTATTGATTCGCTGAAAGTTACCGGTAAGATAACCGGCAACGCGCTCATTGAAAAAGCGGTGGAACAGGCGGTGGTGAACATCACCGAGGGCCAGGCCATGGCCGACCCGCTGAAACGGAGCGGGCTGTTCCCGCCGCTGGTGACGCAGATGATAAGCGCCGGGGAGAAAACCGGGTCGCTGGCGGAGATGCTTGAGAAGATTTCCGACGCTTACGATTTCGAGGTGGAGACGGCCCTTTCGGCCATGACCTCTTTGGTGGAACCGGCGCTGATAGTGGTGATGGGCGCCGTAGTGGGTTTTATAGTGATGGCTATTCTTCTTCCCATATTCGAACTTAGCCAGATGGCTCAATAG